One Glycine max cultivar Williams 82 chromosome 6, Glycine_max_v4.0, whole genome shotgun sequence DNA segment encodes these proteins:
- the LOC100802811 gene encoding protein FAR1-RELATED SEQUENCE 2 isoform X1 — MEIDLELPICEHEMLKSGSSGNDVTDTACDIYLEEQSINPSSMTEHSKKVLSENAFCCQDQVDLNSNQVDAIDKFPFKEPQNGLEFESKEAAYSFYREYARSVGFGITIKASRRSKKSGKFIDIKIACSRFGSKRESGTVVNPRPCKKTGCKAGIHIKKKQDGNWIIYNFVKEHNHGICPDDFFRGSKQTSIVASQKKGMQLALEEGDVQSMIEYFVSMQCKNPNFFYAIDLDQNRHLRTVFWVDSKGRLDYQNFHDIVLIDTFYLRNKYKIPFVPFVGVNHHFQYILLGCALVGEETVSAFIWLMRAWLKAMSNLPPKVIITDQEQFLKEAVMEVFPDKRHCFCLSHILCKITKNLDYIIDQNNNFMGKFDKCIHHSCSDEQFEKRWWKLINRFELKNDEWVQSLYEDRKKWVPTFMQDISLAGLSTTVRYESISSSFDKYICVDSTFKEFIEQYKVFSIDSFDMEAKADFETKQKQPALRSLSPFEKQLSTIYTDAIFRKFQLEILGMMSCHLQKETEKRANVTFLVDDFEEQKKFIVSWKEADLYVSCSCCLFQYKGFLCRHAILVLQKSGITNIPSHYILKRWMKDAKANQFVGDVITRTAHRVQRFNDLCRQAIILSEIGSLSEDTYRVASQALEEIYKHCVNANNFARSTLESNKLVLNGFDVEEKNDGCHRAKPTKKRKSFNKRECSDPERINIKMLDDFQKREQRNTRAHNFDNCYISQQDIQTVDLDSRASTLDVYYGAQRNVLGDSQLNSVSVMRDCYYGSQLAILGLVGRMYFFLGSFFRDLYGSHFVSIFRGNCIPCQAVVHIMKCSTACKDRFKDCSLSERQKLWNNLLGTRSSMALHQSN, encoded by the exons ATGGAAATTGATCTGGAGCTACCTATATGTGAGCATGAGATGCTTAAGAGTGGATCTAGTGGAAATGATGTTACAGATACAGCATGTGATATATACCTTGAGGAGCAAAGCATCAATCCTTCGTCAATGACTGAACACTCTAAGAAAGTTTTAAGTGAAAATGCTTTCTGTTGCCAGGATCAGGTAGATTTGAATTCCAATCAAGTGGATGCTATTGATAAATTTCCCTTTAAAGAACCACAGAATGGATTGGAATTTGAATCAAAGGAGGCTGCCTATTCGTTCTACAGAGAATATGCTCGTTCAGTGGGATTTGGCATCACAATAAAAGCCAGCCGACGCTCAAAAAAGTCtggtaaatttattgatattaaaATTGCTTGTTCCAGATTTGGAAGTAAGCGTGAGTCTGGTACAGTGGTTAATCCACGACCATGTAAAAAGACAGGCTGTAAGGCTGGTATCCATATTAAGAAGAAGCAAGATGGTAACTGGATCATATACAATTTTGTAAAAGAGCACAATCATGGGATCTGTCCTGATGATTTTTTCAGGGGTAGCAAACAAACAAGTATTGTAGCTTCTCAGAAGAAGGGTATGCAATTGGCTCTAGAGGAGGGAGATGTGCAGTCAATGATTGAATACTTTGTCTCTATGCAGTGTAAAAATCCCAACTTTTTCTATGCAATAGACTTGGATCAGAATAGACACTTGAGAACTGTATTTTGGGTTGACTCAAAAGGAAGACTTGATTATCAAAACTTCCATGATATTGTGTTGATTGACACTTTTTACCTgagaaacaaatataaaattcctTTTGTTCCTTTTGTCGGAGTCAACCATCACTTCCAGTACATTTTACTTGGATGTGCACTGGTTGGGGAGGAGACTGTTTCAGCTTTTATATGGTTAATGCGAGCATGGCTTAAAGCAATGAGTAACCTACCTCCCAAGGTTATTATTACAGACCAAGAGCAATTCTTGAAAGAAGCTGTTATGGAAGTGTTTCCAGATAAGCGTCATTGTTTCTGTCTATCacatattttatgtaaaatcACCAAGAACTTGGATTATATCAtagatcaaaataataattttatgggAAAATTTGacaaatgcattcatcattccTGTTCAGATGAGCAGTTTGAAAAGAGATGGTGGAAATTGATTAATAGATTTGAACTAAAGAATGATGAATGGGTTCAGTCATTGTATGAAGATCGTAAAAAGTGGGTGCCTACATTTATGCAGGACATTTCTTTGGCTGGATTGTCAACAACTGTAAGGTATGAAAGTATATCATCATCCTTCGACAAGTATATCTGTGTTGATTCTACCTTTAAGGAGTTTATTGAACAGTATAAAGTTTTCTCTATAGACAGTTTTGACATGGAAGCCAAAGCTGACtttgaaacaaaacaaaagcaacCTGCATTAAGGTCTTTATCACCTTTTGAGAAGCAGCTATCTACAATTTATACAGATGCCATATTTAGAAAATTTCAGTTGGAAATATTGGGAATGATGTCTTGCCATCTCCAGAAGGAAACAGAGAAAAGGGCAAATGTAACATTTCTTGTTGATGATTTTGAGGAGCAGAAGAAATTTATTGTTTCTTGGAAGGAAGCAGATTTGTATGTCAGTTGTTCATGttgtttgtttcaatacaaAGGTTTTCTATGTAGACATGCAATACTTGTCCTTCAAAAGTCTGGCATAACCAACATTCCATcccattatattttaaaacgaTGGATGAAAGATGCAAAGGCCAATCAATTTGTTGGTGATGTTATTACCAGGACTGCTCATCGAGTTCAACGTTTTAATGACCTTTGTAGGCAGGCCATTATATTAAGTGAAATTGGATCTTTATCTGAAGATACTTACCGTGTTGCATCCCAGGCCTTGGAAGAAATCTATAAACACTGTGTGAATGCAAACAATTTTGCTAGAAGCACTTTAGAGTCCAACAAGTTGGTTCTTAATGGTTTTGATgttgaagagaaaaatgatggtTGCCACAGGGCAAAGCCTACTAAGAAAAGGAAGTCATTTAATAAAAGG GAATGCTCTGATCCAGAAAGAATCAATATCAAGATGCTGGACGATTTCCAAAAGAGG GAACAGAGAAATACAAGAGCACACAACTTTGATAACTGTTACATTTCTCAGCAGGACATTCAAACTGTG GACTTGGATTCTAGAGCTTCGACTCTTGATGTCTATTATGGGGCTCAACGGAATGTGCTTGGAGAT TCGCAGCTGAACTCAGTTTCTGTCATGCGTGATTGCTATTATGGTAGTCAACTGGCCATTCTTGGGCTGGTAGGGCGCATGTACTTTTTCCTAGGCTCTTTTTTCCGAGATCTTTATGGATCTCATTTTGTTTCAATATTCAGGGGCAATTGCATTCCATGCCAAGCCGTGGTTCACATTATGAAATGCAGCACAGCATGCAAAGACCG CTTCAAGGACTGCTCACTTTCAGAACGCCAAAAGCTATG GAACAACCTATTAGGGACTCGCAGTTCCATGGCATTACATCAAAGCAACTAG
- the LOC100802811 gene encoding protein FAR1-RELATED SEQUENCE 2 isoform X2 — translation MEIDLELPICEHEMLKSGSSGNDVTDTACDIYLEEQSINPSSMTEHSKKVLSENAFCCQDQVDLNSNQVDAIDKFPFKEPQNGLEFESKEAAYSFYREYARSVGFGITIKASRRSKKSGKFIDIKIACSRFGSKRESGTVVNPRPCKKTGCKAGIHIKKKQDGNWIIYNFVKEHNHGICPDDFFRGSKQTSIVASQKKGMQLALEEGDVQSMIEYFVSMQCKNPNFFYAIDLDQNRHLRTVFWVDSKGRLDYQNFHDIVLIDTFYLRNKYKIPFVPFVGVNHHFQYILLGCALVGEETVSAFIWLMRAWLKAMSNLPPKVIITDQEQFLKEAVMEVFPDKRHCFCLSHILCKITKNLDYIIDQNNNFMGKFDKCIHHSCSDEQFEKRWWKLINRFELKNDEWVQSLYEDRKKWVPTFMQDISLAGLSTTVRYESISSSFDKYICVDSTFKEFIEQYKVFSIDSFDMEAKADFETKQKQPALRSLSPFEKQLSTIYTDAIFRKFQLEILGMMSCHLQKETEKRANVTFLVDDFEEQKKFIVSWKEADLYVSCSCCLFQYKGFLCRHAILVLQKSGITNIPSHYILKRWMKDAKANQFVGDVITRTAHRVQRFNDLCRQAIILSEIGSLSEDTYRVASQALEEIYKHCVNANNFARSTLESNKLVLNGFDVEEKNDGCHRAKPTKKRKSFNKRECSDPERINIKMLDDFQKREQRNTRAHNFDNCYISQQDIQTVDLDSRASTLDVYYGAQRNVLGDLNSVSVMRDCYYGSQLAILGLVGRMYFFLGSFFRDLYGSHFVSIFRGNCIPCQAVVHIMKCSTACKDRFKDCSLSERQKLWNNLLGTRSSMALHQSN, via the exons ATGGAAATTGATCTGGAGCTACCTATATGTGAGCATGAGATGCTTAAGAGTGGATCTAGTGGAAATGATGTTACAGATACAGCATGTGATATATACCTTGAGGAGCAAAGCATCAATCCTTCGTCAATGACTGAACACTCTAAGAAAGTTTTAAGTGAAAATGCTTTCTGTTGCCAGGATCAGGTAGATTTGAATTCCAATCAAGTGGATGCTATTGATAAATTTCCCTTTAAAGAACCACAGAATGGATTGGAATTTGAATCAAAGGAGGCTGCCTATTCGTTCTACAGAGAATATGCTCGTTCAGTGGGATTTGGCATCACAATAAAAGCCAGCCGACGCTCAAAAAAGTCtggtaaatttattgatattaaaATTGCTTGTTCCAGATTTGGAAGTAAGCGTGAGTCTGGTACAGTGGTTAATCCACGACCATGTAAAAAGACAGGCTGTAAGGCTGGTATCCATATTAAGAAGAAGCAAGATGGTAACTGGATCATATACAATTTTGTAAAAGAGCACAATCATGGGATCTGTCCTGATGATTTTTTCAGGGGTAGCAAACAAACAAGTATTGTAGCTTCTCAGAAGAAGGGTATGCAATTGGCTCTAGAGGAGGGAGATGTGCAGTCAATGATTGAATACTTTGTCTCTATGCAGTGTAAAAATCCCAACTTTTTCTATGCAATAGACTTGGATCAGAATAGACACTTGAGAACTGTATTTTGGGTTGACTCAAAAGGAAGACTTGATTATCAAAACTTCCATGATATTGTGTTGATTGACACTTTTTACCTgagaaacaaatataaaattcctTTTGTTCCTTTTGTCGGAGTCAACCATCACTTCCAGTACATTTTACTTGGATGTGCACTGGTTGGGGAGGAGACTGTTTCAGCTTTTATATGGTTAATGCGAGCATGGCTTAAAGCAATGAGTAACCTACCTCCCAAGGTTATTATTACAGACCAAGAGCAATTCTTGAAAGAAGCTGTTATGGAAGTGTTTCCAGATAAGCGTCATTGTTTCTGTCTATCacatattttatgtaaaatcACCAAGAACTTGGATTATATCAtagatcaaaataataattttatgggAAAATTTGacaaatgcattcatcattccTGTTCAGATGAGCAGTTTGAAAAGAGATGGTGGAAATTGATTAATAGATTTGAACTAAAGAATGATGAATGGGTTCAGTCATTGTATGAAGATCGTAAAAAGTGGGTGCCTACATTTATGCAGGACATTTCTTTGGCTGGATTGTCAACAACTGTAAGGTATGAAAGTATATCATCATCCTTCGACAAGTATATCTGTGTTGATTCTACCTTTAAGGAGTTTATTGAACAGTATAAAGTTTTCTCTATAGACAGTTTTGACATGGAAGCCAAAGCTGACtttgaaacaaaacaaaagcaacCTGCATTAAGGTCTTTATCACCTTTTGAGAAGCAGCTATCTACAATTTATACAGATGCCATATTTAGAAAATTTCAGTTGGAAATATTGGGAATGATGTCTTGCCATCTCCAGAAGGAAACAGAGAAAAGGGCAAATGTAACATTTCTTGTTGATGATTTTGAGGAGCAGAAGAAATTTATTGTTTCTTGGAAGGAAGCAGATTTGTATGTCAGTTGTTCATGttgtttgtttcaatacaaAGGTTTTCTATGTAGACATGCAATACTTGTCCTTCAAAAGTCTGGCATAACCAACATTCCATcccattatattttaaaacgaTGGATGAAAGATGCAAAGGCCAATCAATTTGTTGGTGATGTTATTACCAGGACTGCTCATCGAGTTCAACGTTTTAATGACCTTTGTAGGCAGGCCATTATATTAAGTGAAATTGGATCTTTATCTGAAGATACTTACCGTGTTGCATCCCAGGCCTTGGAAGAAATCTATAAACACTGTGTGAATGCAAACAATTTTGCTAGAAGCACTTTAGAGTCCAACAAGTTGGTTCTTAATGGTTTTGATgttgaagagaaaaatgatggtTGCCACAGGGCAAAGCCTACTAAGAAAAGGAAGTCATTTAATAAAAGG GAATGCTCTGATCCAGAAAGAATCAATATCAAGATGCTGGACGATTTCCAAAAGAGG GAACAGAGAAATACAAGAGCACACAACTTTGATAACTGTTACATTTCTCAGCAGGACATTCAAACTGTG GACTTGGATTCTAGAGCTTCGACTCTTGATGTCTATTATGGGGCTCAACGGAATGTGCTTGGAGAT CTGAACTCAGTTTCTGTCATGCGTGATTGCTATTATGGTAGTCAACTGGCCATTCTTGGGCTGGTAGGGCGCATGTACTTTTTCCTAGGCTCTTTTTTCCGAGATCTTTATGGATCTCATTTTGTTTCAATATTCAGGGGCAATTGCATTCCATGCCAAGCCGTGGTTCACATTATGAAATGCAGCACAGCATGCAAAGACCG CTTCAAGGACTGCTCACTTTCAGAACGCCAAAAGCTATG GAACAACCTATTAGGGACTCGCAGTTCCATGGCATTACATCAAAGCAACTAG